gaatttggataGATAGATGATTCAGAGAAAGTAGTACAATTTCATAAAGTTTCTTTTTGTTTAGACTTTTAGTTTGATTTGATTCTTTGAAGTAGATAAGTGTTCTTATTCAAATTGATTCTATGCATGTGAATTTTTTGCTTAGCTTTTAGAATTATAACTTTAAGGGGTTTTGAGAAGCTGCTTCAAGCTAATCAAAAGTTACTTTGATGTTAACCAAGACATTGAGCTCGGGTGGTTAATAAGCTCCCCCTAAGACGGATCGTCgaccgaactctggattactggGGTCCTCTTctcctaggaaccagagggctaatgccaaaaaaaaaaaaaaattactttgatGTTATATTGAAATCTGAGTACTTTCTTTTTCTGTGAAATTTATTCTGCAGCAATTGCAGCAGTTCCCACACCAGAACTATTTGAAACAACTATGGTACAAGTAAGAGAAGCATCAAAGTCCTTCACATCTATGCTTTTATCTCTAATGCACAATGCACATTGGGATATAACAGCTGCTGTTCGTTCAATTGAAGCAGCTACTGCTTCCACTGACAAATATCATAATGCTTCAACTACATCCATTGTCTCATCTCACCATGCTAAGTATGCACTTGATTCCTATATATCCAAGAAGATCTTTCAAGGGTTTGATCATGAAACTTTCTACATGGATGGCAGTCTATCTTCACTTCTCAACCCTGACCAGTTTCGTCGCGATTGCTTCACTCAATACAAGGACATGAAGTCCATGGATCCTGCAGAGCTTCTTGGGATCTTACCGACATGTCACTTCGGCAAATTCTGTTCAAAGAAGTACCTTGCCATTGTTCATCCCAAGATGGAGGAGTCCTTGTTTGGTAACTTGGATCAGAACAGTCAAGTTCAAGCAGGAAGCCATCCCAGGAGTGAGTTCTACAATGAATTTTTAGGGTTGGCCAAGACTGTGTGGTTGCTTCATTTACTGGCATTCTCGTTGAACCCTCCACCGAGTCAATTTGAGGCAAGTCGTGGAGCTGAGTTCCATCCACAGTATATGGATAGTGTGGTGAAATTTTCCGGTGGGCGGGTGCCGGCTGGTCAAGTTGTAGGGTTTCCAGTTAGCCCTGGATTTAAGCTTGGGAATGGATCTGTTATAAAATCTAGGGTTTATTTGATAGCCAGAACATAATGTTTTAGGATTAATAGGCTACTGATGTAATATGAAAATCCTTTAGTTGGGTTATTGTTTTTTGGGTGAATTCAGTTTGAACATGTACTCTCATGACATTATTTTGAATTAGACCTTGAAGTAATAATGGTATAGTTAATTCTCTAAAAATATGAAAGCAAGCCAATACTTTTTAACTGCGGATTTTTGGCTTATATGAACCGAGAGAAAATGAGAATTACTATTAGATTCCATTAATACAGAGCTACTTTGGGTCTCACAGATAACCAGTAAAATCTATTTTCCTTATCATAGACAATGTAGTGTACCCAATTACAATATTtgaataaagaaataaatttataaactGGTGTTTATATAAAGCTTCATTTCATTGGTCTGTTCAATGAGTTGGGAAATAAGTAATATATTTCCCAGAAAAATGTTATCTCATAATACATTATACAGTGTACACCTATAGAGTGAATGTACTTTGACAGTATATTCATTGGCTAAGAATATATGAATGGCAACATCCACTATCTACATGCACGTAGGAAACAAATATAGAAATGTAATCTGATGTTCAATTaagaaatacaaataatatatgACTATGAGGCATGACTTCAATCTGCATGGCAGAAGCAGGAAACAAATGTAGAAAACCCTTCTCCCGCAGCAAATCTAAGTGTTAGGTTGCTAGCACTCATCCGAGAAAGAAACGGTATTTCTTCCTGCTGAATTTAATCATCATGAAGAGCAATAATATTTATCCTCTAAAAACTCTCTTGGCCTGTGACAGGGAGAATCATATGGTTAAATATATAGTTTCATTTCGTGTAAAGTGAAGTTTGCTCACAGAACAGTTAACAGTGTAAAAGGCAAAGGCAAACTTTTGTAGCTTATACAAGGCCAAACATAGTTGctttatttatcataaaagtACTAAAAAGAGATGGTTTTATCGGAAAATTTGCATGTATGTTTTGTTTTAACTGTTCTACTTGGCTATGACAACTTTCAGAATACAGATCTACAAAATTAGACATGATCAAAGGCGAAAATAGAGGTCACTAATTTATCTTGAATGAGTGGTATGTTAGAAGCTGAAACAGAAGAAACAAATTTTCAGAAATTATGCATTCATCAGCaactatattgtaaaaaaaatcattttaaatcTATATTAGACCAGGACAGATCTGCCGTACTCTTTCTAAGCTGTGTAGTGAAAGCAGATACAAGTGGCTCAAACCTTTAATCAGGACATTATAGAGGGATAACAAGGTGCAAtgcaatatataaattataaggtataaattataagttaacTCTACCAAAATTGCCAATTTTATGTGTATCTTACTTGTTCAAGGGTAAGAAACATAATCACATTCCAGACTCCTACTCGACCAAAATTTGGAAGAAAGCCTTTATAAAAGGCCAAAAATCCCTGCAATACATTTGTAACATCAATTCAAGTTGTccaaaaaaatgataaactttATGcaaacatttttatcaaactacCGAGCTAGCAGGAGCGGTTAAAATTACTTTCAGTTCACTTGAAAGCAGAGTAATAAAGGGTACAGCAAGTATGAAAAGTTATTCACTTTTTGATTATTAGTCCCCGTGTCCCATGTCCCCTCATAAAATTGAGATCTTTGTCAGAGAAGTTCATTGAAAATCAGAACATCCAACATATAAAAGcttaaaataaaactaacataatAACAAAAGAGGTACATTATTGTCATAAATCTTTCAACTTCGATAGGATTCAAGCTTTAAAGTTCCATTACAACAATGACAAAGTCAAATAAGGAAGAAGTTCACAAACCTCATTCAACGAAGTCTTGAGAAAGCAGTCAAATGTGTTTTTGTAGCTTGAGTCACCCATCATCCTGGATTTCACCTGGAAAATTATAAGCATGGATAAATCAaaatttgctttaaaaaaattggatggtGTTACTTCATAATTTTGATTTATCCatgctttttttttgtcaaaaaaaaaaacatcgaTAAATCAAAAGttgctttaaaaaaattggatggtGTTACTTCATAAGAGTTCAACAAAATTGTACAATTGAACATTTTCATCTACCCTGTACTATGATGAATCTTCCAATAGttccaaaatttcaaaacaCCAAGTTCCTTATAACTTTACAAGGATGTTTGTGGGAGAACACAGTTAAGCAGTGTTTGGATTCATCTTTCTTTTACTGGACAATACCAGCACCAACATTGTCAGTTAGCATGAAATTTGCAAGATTGAGCTCCAAAATGTTGTCCGAAAGATTAAAGATATGTCAATTTCAGTACTTTTACTTCTTTTTCTGTCCCATTTTGTTATTGACAAGTCTGTCATTACTATCAAATGTTCATATAAATCACATGAACAGACTGCAGGTAAAGAAAATAGGAGGGAACGGACTGGGGTAGAACCTACCACATCAACAGGAGAACCGATAAAGACAGcaaaaagacctgctcctaagCCAGCCAAGAGGTGAGTAAAGGCATTGTCTATGAACCCTGGAATTTTCAAAATCGTCTGCATAAGTATAAAGAATCAGAGAAGCATTGCAATTGCATTTCATGTCAAGCAACATTGGATCTTAGCAAAATTCCAATTTCGAATACCTTATAATTTGATTACCTGTTTCACTTGATCATAACTAGCTAGTTCGGCAGCATTTATAATTGCATTCCGTGCTATATTAGGCCCGAGTCCAGTCCACAAGGCCCCTAACCCTTCCTAgtttaacaaataaatttacataattAGACTTAATTTTACATATAAaggaacaaacaaaaaacacatcAAAATAAACTCTGACTTGTCTTATTATTGTTGAATATGCATCCATAGCACCAGAGTAACGCTTGGGTACCCCAGATGGCAATTGGCCTTCAGATTGAAGCCTAACTTTGACCAGGTCAGTTGGATTAGCGATAGTGATTGCCAAAGCACCTATCACAAGTTCacaaaagtgaataagtgactATAACATATAACCTATGCTATAAAATGGGGACTGCTAAGTGCTAACTACCTCAACTTGTTTAGAGCTAGAATTCTCCACACTTTCAATTTAGAAAGAAAATCATTCTGATCATTTAGAAAGAAAATGCAACTTTTGAGCATTTAAGTCTTTTTTTGCCAAAAGAAGAAACATAACTAATTCTGTTTTCAATTTCCACAACTCCACATTTCCTTTATCTCCAATTACAACCTTCTTTGTAAACTATCAACATCACCTAAATTTAAAGCCAATAATTTAAACCTACATCAAGCAATTACTATTTCAcatttatgataaataaataaacaaataaaaacacacaaagctaaaattctaatatgttATTAAGATTGAGGGGTTTAAAGTAATTAATGTGTTCTGATATGGAACATAAAGAGAGTCTCCGACCCTATATTTACTTCGATATTATATCCTTACTAACTTAAGCATCAAAGTGTCTTTTGCAGATATTTCTCTCACCAGAGCATAAAATTATATCCTTACTAAGATCATTGGAGCATAAAATGACATCAAACCATATCACAAAACTCCCCTTTATGTTTCAACCATAACATTTAAGCAATGAGAAGCAATAGAAATGGGTTGATAACTAATAGTGCTAACTAACCAGTGATAAGAGCGGCAAGTATCATATGGTACAAAGGAACTTCACCAACAAATGCAGCACCAACAAGAAAAGTTTTAACCTGTACAAAAAGCAGTTCATAATCATAAATACAAACCCAAATTACTCCAATCCAAATCAATAACATTACAATGCTATGATTCATGAAAGGTGAAtattactccctctagtcccTATCCccattataagaaaaaattcatttttaagttaaacaaaatacatcagttattgtttcaaaaaaaaataaaaatacatccGTTATTCAATAAACCAACTACATCAAAagtgaattatatatataccaGATAATCGGTTATTCAATAAATCAGATACATCAAAAGTAAATTATATATCAGATaaatcagttattcaatgaacaaGATACATCAAAAGTGAATTATATCTCGGATACATCAGTTAGTGAATGAAGctaaaaaattgacattttttcttataataaggatcggagggagtgattaattgatgaaaaataatgAGTAGTTATTACTAACAGGATCATATAAGGCAATTCTTAAACCACCATACAAACACTGACGATGCAAACCAGGAACAATGCCTTTCCATAAAGCAGAAACACCTTCTTCTCTAGCAATAGTTTTAACAGTTCCAAGTAAACCTCTATATTTAGGTAAACCCAttccaccatcatcatcatcaacaacactACCACCTTTCTTTTGTAATTGAAGTCTCACCTTAGCTGTATCCAGAGGAATAGTACAAAACTACATTcacacacaaacacaaaaatcaaGATCAATGAACGAATTTCAAAAAAAGTAAGATTTATAGAAATGTAGATAAATTGAAAAACCTCAGCGAAACAAGCGGCGAAAGCGCTGCAAAGAAAGGATTGAGCGAAGGAAATACGGTTGGGATCTGAGATTGACATTGTTGTGTGAAATGGCGAAGATTTGTTAATAGTGAAATTGAAAGCGTTGTGGAAATAGTTGCAGAAAACGATTGCTTTTGATTGAATTAAAGTTAGATCTTGTTTGTTTGTTGCTACTGATAAATTACTACTTACTACACCGCGTTACAGTGAATATATGTAATGATGATGTAATTTAATTCAGTTGTGTTGCTTGCAACTCCTACAAATAGACTCGTTCTCACTCTAACAGCTTGGTGAACTAGATTTCTATTTTTACCCCTTCATTTGGTAATATTTGAACCCTATTGGTATACTATTTGTCTATTTTAGTTTCAAGTACAAATGATGACAAGAGGATAAAATGGGTAAAAGAAAGTTTGTTTATTATtggaataaatattttttttcaataatattatcttttttttttcaccaccaatatTTGGTTCATTGGATCGCCTAATATGGTTCAGTGAttagttttgacatcaagttgtTCTAACCCCTCTCGATTGTAGTTGCGATGATGGAATTACCAAATGTTTTTTGTCCTTATAGAAAAGTGACAAGTTTTCCTCCTACAAATTTTGTTATGCATTTAGTTTTAGTCCtactatttttcaaaattttaattttttttttacattattcttaaattttttacttttttaataaattttttcatgcatgtttaaaatattataacaattttctttacaaaactttagaattttttaaaatgagaatAAAAGCAAAGATAAacgataaagataaagataaaactTTTACGTTTCTTTTTTGTAAGTtcatttttttagaaattttttataacgttttaaatattttcgtaaaataatcattcaaaaatatagTATATTGGTTTAATAGCATAGACTAAAATTATGTACATAAGTTAATTagagtgtttgataaaaaataacgGACAATGATAAGTTAGCTCATAGCGGATGAACATATAGTGAATAGCTTATAAGGCATCTTTTACTTTATAGCGAATAAagtagctgattgaatttgtaatgcTTGATAAAATTATTGGtcgaactagcttataagtattttttggttacaaggctaatcaaaacaaaacaaaaaacaaaacagaaaaaagaaaagggaaCTATTCTCTAAGGTAGAAAGTTCCAGTCGCGTCGCTTCGAAGAATGTCAAAGAAACCTTCTGGGGGAGACGCATGAATCGTGAgatcagaatctgaagaagctCCAAGCTTGGCTAAGAAACgtaaaaataatacataaacgtaaaaataataattaattaatagtttttttttcaagtaagatggcAAGGGTGAAATtacaagaaaaaatgataagcaataagctcataagctacttgaaataacgtttatttaattaatatgtatATCTATGCGAAGCGTTGAGAAGAAACAaacggatttttttttaaaaaaaaaactaaatttcaaTAAATTGCTAAAATGAACACCAATATACGTTTTTTCTAATCTACCATTTCATAAATTTAGGATATTTACCCATCAACCAATGGAAAAAAACTATGTGCAAGTCCACATGTATaaattcaaaagtttgttacaagtttCTTGTGAATACCACATGTAAATCCACTCATGtagtttgtttttattgattgaTGGACACATACCTTTAATTTATGAAAAGGATAAAGCATGCCTCCTCCaaatatatattgtttgttgtgtGTGTACAATCGATATTTTTAATTCAGTTAAAATAGGTGAATACATTTGAGAAGATGAAATGGAAACTCTACGACTAAAATGGACACCAATACTATCATGCCATATTGGATTAACGCAACTCGTCAAACAATTTTTAACAATATGGATATCCATAGGTATGGTAAGAGTGTGACCCGTAAGCCAATAATTAACAACAAAGTTTTCTTGTCTATAAATAGGTTGAAAATACACCTCCAATGCtattagcgatgactaatcatCTATGCCACGAAACTTGTGATGGCACATACGGTGTGTTCTCTCTTTCCAtccgaattttttccatacACATACGTCAAAATTGAATCTCTAACCACCATCTTAAGTGACCCAAAACTCTTCCTACTTATTagatcaattcattgttggtaaaTACGTAGTCTCTAAactagttttttaaaataagagttTCTTTAGGTACAAATAGGATTTctaccaacaatgaattagtCCAAGTGGTAAGGGTCTTTATCTCCTTTCAGAGTTTCGATTCCTAACTCATGCGTATAGAGAATTTGGTTGGAAGAATAGAActcaccttgtgtgccccacaaGTTCTCTGACGGAGAGTCATCGCTAATGGCTTTGAAAACTTCATATCAATATtatggtaacaaaaaaattgttatagaCCGAgaattatatatactatatatatataaaataatacaaaaagaTTAAACAGTATTACACTTCAAGTTTAAAGTATCTTCTCTTATACTCTTCTCTTTTCCTTCCTCAAGACACTtcctcaaaaaacaaaaatcttattaaaaaataacagtAATAATTATACTCATTCCAATCCTtactgaaaaaaaataaattaataaatcatGTTTTAAATTTATCGAATACTAATAACTTATGCATTCAATCTAATTATTCAAcaaaactatttttttcttttctttcttttttttcttcttgtaatataaatatatgacaAAAGGGAGTAGTATAATATAAAATCGTATCCTATCCTATaactagaaaaaaaatattaaaaatccgacaaaaaattgaaaatagagtAAGAGTAACATAACATAGTTCCCTCCCCACATTGCCTAAAATATAAAGGCGGGAAACGAATTATTTCAGCCAATCCCGCCTTAGGTTCTAGAATCTTCCACTATATATAAACCCTTTCCCTCTTTCATTTCCACCCCAAATACCAAAAATTCCCCCCCAAACACCAAAAACCGCAAAACCCTAATTTCCAGATCCACGATCAAAAAAGATGTTGGAACTCCGTTTAGTTCAAGGTTCACTTCTCAAGAAAGTTCTCGAATCGATCAAGGAATTGGTCACCGATGCTAACTTCGATTGTTCTTCAACCGGTTTCTCTCTTCAAGCCATGGATTCTAGCCATGTCGCTTTGGTTGCTCTTTTGCTTCGTTCTGAAGGGTTTGAACATTATCGCTGTGACCGTAACCTTTCCATGGGTATGAATCTTAATAACATGGCGAAGATGTTGAAATGTGCTGGAAATGATGATATCATTACTATTAAGGCTGATGATGGGAGTGATACCGTCACGTTCATGTTTGAAAGCCCTAGTATGTTTCCGTTTCATCAACATTTCTCTTTTTTACATTCTTGgttctaattttgttttctagggtttagggttttgtgTTTAGCGCTAATTTTGTGTGAGACTGTTTTAATTGATTGAATATTTGGTATCAGTTTGATGTTAATTTGAAATCTTTAGGGTTGTTCTCATGGGGTTTAATATTGAAAGTTTATTAGCCTATCCTTTTTTCCCCTTTCTAAAAATGTTTGTAACTGTTCTCTGAGATGATAGAATCTTGCATGTgggttgatgatttttttttatccaatttATGGGTTTTTGTTGCATGCTTAACTGACCTAAGATCTAAGATTTGATCAATTTCagggttttagggtttgatTCTGTATAATTTGTGAGTTCTGTTCACGTTTTGGTATCATATTTGTGGTTGTATCACTTCTGACTTATCAGTTAGCCATTGTAGTTCAAATGATATTTCTTGCATTCTTGGCTGATTTATGATTTGATAAATTTTAGGGTTTAAGTCTTCAATTCTGTAAGATTTGTGAGTGATCTGTTTATGTTTTGATATCATATTTGTGATTGTTGCTTATGACTTATCAGTTAGCTATTGTTGTTAATGTTATTATAATAGTGTAAGATTCTGACTTATTTTTCTTTGGGGTTATGTGGTGAAGCCCAAGACAAGATTTCTGATTTTGAGATGAAGCTGATGGACATTGACAGTGAACACCTTGGAATTCCAGAGGCTGAATATCATGCCATTGTTAGGATGCCATCTGCTGAGTTTGCTAGGATTTGCAAAGATCTAAGTAGCATTGGTGACACTGGTATTCACTTTTGCTTATCTGTTTCAGGGTTTTTCTAATGTTTGACTGTTTCTTTTGAGGGTAATGTGAATAAATATTTGTAATTTGGTGTTGCATTGTAGTTGTCATTTCGGTTACTAAGGAGGGTGTGAAGTTTTCCACCAAGGGAGATATTGGAAGTGCAAATATAGTTTGCAGGCAGAATACTACTGTGGACAAGGTGAGATAttggttcactttttttttctatgtttcAACCATGAGGTTCTTTTAAAGCTTTATAGCTAAATGTGTTTGATTGTTAAAGTTGATGCTAATTGAGATTTTTACATGGTTGTATTTGTTGGTTGATGTTGCAGCCTGATGATGCTACTGTCATAGAGATGAATGAGCCTGTGGCCTTGCAATTTGCATTAAGATACATGAATTCTTTTACAAAGGCAACTCCTTTGTCCAATACAGTTACCATCAGTCTGTCAAATGAGCTGCCAGTTGTTGTTGAGTACAAGATTGCTGAGATGGGATATGTTAGGTTCTATTTGGCTCCCAAAATtgaggaggatgaagaagaaacaAAGCCAGAAGTTTAGTTTGATTAAGATGTTTGACTGTCATTTTAGGTTTTGAATTTGGTTTTAGTTTAGGATGCTTCTATACATTGTTAAGAAGTTTTAGCTGTTTGGCAATCTATGAATTTGGAAGAGGTGTATTGGTTTCTTGTCGCATTATTTTCCACCTTGTTTAAAACAATGTTAAACCATGGATGTGTATTCTTCACGAGTGCCTTTTACTTTTATTGCTTTTATGAATCTGAACAGCTTCAACAAAATGTTGAACTAAGTAGAAAGCTTGAAATTAACATGAACCTTCTGTCCTGTGTTCTGTAGTAGTATTTGTTTCTTAGGTCtgttatttcttttcttttctatgttatatttaagtttaatgTATTCTAATGTTATGTTACTATTAAATGTTTTCCTAATTGTTGTGGTGGAATGCATTTGGAAACAAGGCCTTTGATGCTACAATACAACTACAATGTAAAGATATTAAAATGGGACACTTGTTAATACGATAATGATGTACAAAAATTACAGAGCTTCTGTTAAATTTATAGGTCAATTATGTACAACAATTAAAAGAACGGAGGCAAATGTACATAGAAACATTCTTTTGGTAGTTAGCCGAATCCTAATCTATTCTAAATCTAAGTCCAAACATATGCTCAGGCTTTTACTTCTGAATATTGCTGAGGCAAATAACACAACTTCTAACTTATGGTGAGAAATTTGTCTAAATAAGGTAGGTTAGTAGCTTGCTGAAGGTATAactgttttgtattttttcagTGTATCAAAGATCAAACTGTAAAATTTTCTGTACTGTTTTTGTAGATTGAGCAGTATTTATAAGAAGTGGATAGAATCAATATTGATATCATGTGCCAAAATTTGGGTTAAATTTTTCAAGTAtctctttctcttttatttCGCTTCTTGGCTTCACTATATAGGATAACTCCAATGACTGTAAGAGAATATCCTAACATTCCAGTTACTGATACAGGATTTCTAAATATCAAAATAGAGATAACAACTGCCACAGCTCCTTTTGCATTTCCTAGGACCTGACAAAATCATCATGCATTCATGTGAGATGTACAATACTCCTATCATTATAAAATTAATGCATGTGGTTAGATACTTGTAGCAGTGgatttatttcaataaaatggTACTAGTATTCAAATTTCCTGATACTTATCAAAGACTTTCCACGGCTTCAACATTTTTAATGCAGTATGCATGAAGTAGCACAAATTTGTTTCTTCCAAACAATTACAGATTTGTACCAAAAGACAAGGAACAAAAACAGCTAGAGAACTCAAACAACATAAAAATCTTTATGTTTATGCATGGTTTTTCACATCACAACAATTTTGAATCTGCTGTTCTCTTTAATCAGAACAATACTGATGTCAAATAAGTCGAATCTGGTATAAAAAGTAGCAAAGAAACTATGATTACCTGAAGTGTTAATGCACTGGTGTGCTTTGTAACTAAGAAATTGGTCAAGTTGACAAAATATGCCAGTGTAGAGTTGAATAGAAGTAACCACACAATAGTTGAATCTTCTCTAGCAAGTTGAATTGTAATTCCAAGAACATCTTCCTCCATTATAATTGAAGCAGGAAGAAGGAATGCAACAGCCACTGGTGCCATGTACATAAGAAGGTTCATAGAATTCAGCTTTTCCCTGAGAAATCAAAGAAACTATTTCATTACCATCCTCTCCAAAATTCATAATGATAATATGTTATGGATGTCATCCATCAGAAGTTTACGATGTGTCCAGTGTTGTCAATCGCATAAAATAGCATTTCATTCAAATTCCACTACGCAATAGTGCTATAACGTCGCTATAActgctatttgacaatattGCGTACTAAATATATCATAGAATAATAGCGATTCGTTCAAATTTCACAATCGTATAGCATAGCTGTAATTATACAATTGAAGGATAAAGTTCGAGATCATTACGCTTCAGAAGACAGCAAGACCCCTTGAAGGACTGTTTTGAGTGCCCTGGCTGCTGTAGCACTGACGCACATTATAAATCCAAATAGATGAAAACTTGGTTCTCCCTTCATACATGTAACACAAAGACAAGAAAATCAATAAATGTAGCTTGTAAGTTGTACTCAAAGCAAAACTTCCACATTTTCATCCACAAGAATAAATGTGACTTTTGCACACCTTAATTTATACTATATACACCAACAATCATTCAAAATAGAGGTCACTTATTgtgtttcaagtgtgagtggttataTCTCATATCGACTATGAATGAGAATAATGTTGGATATATCGGAGAGACGATACATGAACCTAATTCCAtaaggttttgggtggagatgtggCGTCTCCCCTCTTATGGTCTTGGAGTTGGAGTATTGACCTGTTGTTTCTCCCAAAGCTCCCCATATCAGAGCCGTGAAcaattgtttttataaaaatgtgtaTTTTCATTGGCATTTACATATCctaaatcaaattaattgaacTCCATGTTTCTAccataaaacaaaaaagagaaaaaaaatataaaagacatTAAGATAAGAAAAAGAGAACATACCCCACTAGCAATCATAACACCAGTAACAACAGGAACAAGAGCCATATAAGTAAGCCAACCTTCCCTCTTAAGGGTCATAACATAAGCAAAAACCGCCGTAAAAAACGGCGTCGTAGCACCAATAGCTTGATTAAAAGAAACAGGAAGATACCTTAGGGAAATATTCCCTCCAACAACAGACAAACAGAATATAAGTCC
This portion of the Trifolium pratense cultivar HEN17-A07 linkage group LG3, ARS_RC_1.1, whole genome shotgun sequence genome encodes:
- the LOC123916210 gene encoding protein GRAVITROPIC IN THE LIGHT 1; translation: MTRKVSNFSDLIQRVTASCLLNPLVPVRKVLEDDSPYESEENRDEEEEHYDIVDDDDDEEEEEDEEVDPLEENDNFNEDKMVGMKILKMKQMEVIMEEVFETVSSMKRAYVKLQEAHSPWDPEKMRVADVAVVSELRKLAVLRERFRRNGGGGGKKGGRRRGFGVASVREVVAPYEAVVEELKNEVKVKDLEVQNLKEKLEGVVALSSNGSGEKKPGRSQSKRKLGIQAIAAVPTPELFETTMVQVREASKSFTSMLLSLMHNAHWDITAAVRSIEAATASTDKYHNASTTSIVSSHHAKYALDSYISKKIFQGFDHETFYMDGSLSSLLNPDQFRRDCFTQYKDMKSMDPAELLGILPTCHFGKFCSKKYLAIVHPKMEESLFGNLDQNSQVQAGSHPRSEFYNEFLGLAKTVWLLHLLAFSLNPPPSQFEASRGAEFHPQYMDSVVKFSGGRVPAGQVVGFPVSPGFKLGNGSVIKSRVYLIART
- the LOC123916211 gene encoding mitochondrial uncoupling protein 2 yields the protein MSISDPNRISFAQSFLCSAFAACFAEFCTIPLDTAKVRLQLQKKGGSVVDDDDGGMGLPKYRGLLGTVKTIAREEGVSALWKGIVPGLHRQCLYGGLRIALYDPVKTFLVGAAFVGEVPLYHMILAALITGALAITIANPTDLVKVRLQSEGQLPSGVPKRYSGAMDAYSTIIRQEGLGALWTGLGPNIARNAIINAAELASYDQVKQTILKIPGFIDNAFTHLLAGLGAGLFAVFIGSPVDVVKSRMMGDSSYKNTFDCFLKTSLNEGFLAFYKGFLPNFGRVGVWNVIMFLTLEQAKRVFRG
- the LOC123918063 gene encoding proliferating cell nuclear antigen, whose product is MLELRLVQGSLLKKVLESIKELVTDANFDCSSTGFSLQAMDSSHVALVALLLRSEGFEHYRCDRNLSMGMNLNNMAKMLKCAGNDDIITIKADDGSDTVTFMFESPTQDKISDFEMKLMDIDSEHLGIPEAEYHAIVRMPSAEFARICKDLSSIGDTVVISVTKEGVKFSTKGDIGSANIVCRQNTTVDKPDDATVIEMNEPVALQFALRYMNSFTKATPLSNTVTISLSNELPVVVEYKIAEMGYVRFYLAPKIEEDEEETKPEV
- the LOC123915137 gene encoding probable sugar phosphate/phosphate translocator At3g11320, whose translation is FVTMPPVSGKLFTVSLISFWYASNIGVLLLNKYLLSNYGFKYPIFLTLCHMMACSMLSYIAIAWMKMVPLQTVRSRVQFVKISSLGLIFCLSVVGGNISLRYLPVSFNQAIGATTPFFTAVFAYVMTLKREGWLTYMALVPVVTGVMIASGGEPSFHLFGFIMCVSATAARALKTVLQGVLLSSEAEKLNSMNLLMYMAPVAVAFLLPASIIMEEDVLGITIQLAREDSTIVWLLLFNSTLAYFVNLTNFLVTKHTSALTLQVLGNAKGAVAVVISILIFRNPVSVTGMLGYSLTVIGVILYSEAKKRNKRERDT